The proteins below are encoded in one region of Tamandua tetradactyla isolate mTamTet1 chromosome 9, mTamTet1.pri, whole genome shotgun sequence:
- the LOC143645990 gene encoding olfactory receptor 8K5-like produces the protein MDQQNLTTPSEFILLGVTTLPELQGPLFEVFLLIYMVTVVGNLGMIILTKVDSHLHTPMYFFIRHLAFIDLGNSTVICPKMLANLVEEQNTISYYACATQMAFFIMFIISELFLLSAMAYDRCVAICNPLLYSVIMTQRLCNVLVGVPYLYSTFQSLMITIKMFTLTFCGSKVISHFYCDDIPFLPILCSNARELELLIILFSAFNLISSLLIILVSYVLILLAIFRMRSPEGRKKAFSTCGSHLTVVVVFYGTLLFMYVQPASTHSFDTDKMTSVFYTLIIPMLNPLIYSLRNREVKNAFYRVFKNTRNFCI, from the coding sequence ATGGACCAACAGAATCTGACAACACCGTCTGAATTCATTCTCCTGGGAGTCACAACACTCCCTGAGCTGCAGGGTCCACTTTTTGAGGTCTTTCTCCTCATCTACATGGTCACAGTGGTGGGCAACCTGGGCATGATCATCCTGACCAAGGTGGACTCCCACCTCCACACTCCCATGTATTTCTTTATCAGACACCTGGCTTTCATTGATCTTGGCAATTCTACTGTCATTTGTCCCAAGATGCTGGCAAATCTTGTTGAGGAACAAAATACCATTTCCTATTATGCCTGTGCCACACAGATGGCTTTCTTCATTATGTTCATTATCAGTGAACTTTTCTTGTTGTCagccatggcctatgaccgctgtGTGGCCATCTGTAACCCTCTGCTTTACAGTGTGATCATGACCCAGAGACTTTGCAATGTGCTTGTGGGTGTCCCCTACCTCTACAGCACCTTTCAGTCTCTGATGATCACCATCAAGATGTTCACTTTGACCTTTTGTGGTTCTAAAGTCATTAGTCATTTTTACTGTGATGATATACCTTTTCTACCCATTCTGTGCTCAAatgcaagagaactagaattgtTGATTATACTATTTTCAGCATTTAATTTGATTTCCTCTCTTCTCATAATCTTAGTGTCTTATGTGCTGATATTGTTAGCCATATTTCGAATGCGTTCtcctgaaggaaggaagaaagctttCTCTACATGTGGTTCTCATCTGACAGTGGTGGTTGTGTTCTATGGAACGTTACTATTTATGTATGTGCAGCCCGCATCTACTCATTCTTTTGATACTGACAAAATGACCTCTGTATTCTACACTTTAATTATACCTATGCTTAACCCACTGATTTACAGCTTAAGGAACAGAGAGGTAAAGAATGCCTTCTATAGGGTCTTCAAAAATACACGCAACTTTTGCATTTaa
- the LOC143645991 gene encoding olfactory receptor 8K5-like — MGQKNLTVLSEIILLGVTRRPELQGPLFGVFLLIYMVTVVGNLGMIILTKVDSHLHTPMYFFIRQLAFIDLGNSTVICPKMLANLVEEQNTISYYACATQMAFYLLFIISELFILSAMAYDRYVAICNPLLYSVIMTQRLCNVLVGVPYLFSTFQSLMFTIKIFTLTFCGSNIISHFYCDYVPLISMLCSNERELGLLIIIFATSNLISSLILLLVSYTLILIAIFRMHSAQGKEKAFSTCGSHLTVVVVFYGTLLHMYAQPNSVHSFESDKMVSVFYTLVIPMLNPLDL; from the coding sequence ATGGGCCAAAAGAATCTGACAGTGCTGTCTGAAATCATTCTACTGGGAGTCACAAGGCGCCCTGAGCTGCAGGGTCCCCTTTTTGGGGTCTTTCTCCTCATCTACATGGTCACAGTGGTGGGCAACCTGGGCATGATCATCCTGACCAAGGTGGACTCCCACCTCCACACTCCTATGTATTTCTTTATCAGACAACTGGCTTTCATTGATCTTGGCAATTCTACTGTCATTTGTCCCAAGATGCTGGCAAATCTTGTTGAGGAGCAAAATACCATTTCTTATTATGCCTGTGCCACACAGATGGCTTTTTACcttttgttcattattagtgaATTGTTCATATTGTCggccatggcctatgaccgctatgtggccatctgtaacccTCTGCTCTACAGTGTGATCATGACGCAGAGACTTTGCAATGTGCTTGTGGGTGTCCCCTACCTCTTCAGCACCTTTCAGTCTCTGATGTTCACCATTAAGATATTTACTTTGACCTTTTGTGGTTCTAATATCATCAGTCATTTTTACTGTGATTATGTTCCCTTGATATCTATGCTTTGTTCCAACGAAAGAGAATTAGGACTATTGATCATAATATTTGCAACATCAAACTTGATTTCTTCCCTTATCTTACTCTTAGTGTCCTACACATTAATACTGATAGCCATATTTCGAATGCATTCAGCCCAGGGCAAGGAAAAAGCATTCTCCACTTGTGGTTCTCATCTGACTGTGGTGGTTGTATTCTATGGGACTCTACTACATATGTATGCACAACCTAACTCTGTTCACTCTTTTGAAAGTGACAAAATGGTCTCAGTGTTTTACACTTTGGTCATCCCTATGCTTAACCCCCTTGATCTATAG